One Ostrea edulis chromosome 2, xbOstEdul1.1, whole genome shotgun sequence genomic region harbors:
- the LOC130052128 gene encoding patched domain-containing protein 3-like: MACEGSSCCSCCSRCHRKWESLIENAFGRLGSFISSYPVKIMIVCIVVNLLLTIGIMNIEVENDVETLYTPMDSQAIKDRSVLRNLYGDSTNSSFRSYQLSDFGLYGDILILSKNKTTIMSQAYIDEINNINTIIRNTIIVSDSSGQTYSYDDLSAGSNPNEGIASAVVLLNTFQDNFIISNITYPVYGEYILSPFLAQAVSASGMLNSAIGVKLQYYLRQSNTSAAELSKKWEKAFVTKMENLQTNLTDIAYTSSDSLGTELDKNTNSDIKFFSVTFTLMMTYASIASLTINCNNVANRMNLGIAGVIAPVLAIASAFGFVSAIGVEFTNIVGVMPFLVVGIGIDDMFILMSGMADAPPLSEISIKQRVIFMMQKSAVAITITSLTDLLAFVVGASSVFKSIRNFCIYTGVSVFFCYLNQLFFLCPAITINEHRTKGNKHFCCSCKTVRPRNQYENKSKCFLVCVPGSPPETRFDVESPMEKYPKKFILFILNHTVGKSFVIVVFLAYLSCSIYGCVNLQQGLQLFNLVSKDSYFYKYSVWDENYFTTEPMITLCVTSEQEYHRSETQNLINSVLSKTKLDSYIDDNVEINWLTSYKQSAHYNAATESNFVSGLKDFLASQSGQSFENDIVFDTSRIKVLSSKFYVKAKNMKTSNEQGDFMKRMREITENTALPCILYTPAFVFFEQYVQILPSTLQTLGIAVAAMLFVTFIFMPDLRVVALVCITLISILSGILGFMYYWDLTLSSITMIHLVMSVGFSVDFSVHICHAFMSVEGNSRDTILKNAIDRSGGPVVNAAFSTLLGILMLAFSSSYIFQSFGILMFLVIGFGLIHAAFFLPLLLYALLPCFHTIESGRVIDSPVDSRSQRASSGVCLSSFDNSNDKKHKEAPIDKQTSFVNGDLPVSQTRPLPRPLPKPNSSRPNSQQGIVKDIGDGYKMYQPHKNHAS; encoded by the exons ATGGCATGCGAGGGAAGTTCGTGTTGTTCCTGTTGTTCGAGATGTCACAGAAAATGGGAATCTTTGATAGAGAATGCATTTGGCAGGCTCGGTTCTTTCATTTCATCATATCCCGTGAAAATAATGATCGTGTGTATTGTTGTCAACTTGCTTCTGACCATTGGAATCATGAATATAGAAGTCGAAAATGATGTAGAAACACTTTATACCCCGATGGATAGTCAAGCAATAAAAGACCGGTCTGTATTACGAAACCTATACGGAGATTCCACGAACAGTAGTTTTCGTTCTTACCAACTTTCAGACTTTGGACTGTATGGCGATATACTGATTCTCTCTAAAAATAAGACTACAATAATGAGCCAAGCctatattgatgaaataaacaacATCAATACTATAATCAGAAACACTATAATTGTTAGTGATTCCTCTGGACAAACCTATAGTTATGATGATCTGAGTGCAGGTTCGAATCCTAACGAAGGAATCGCTAGTGCTGTTGTACTATTGAATACATTTCAAGACAATTTCATAATCTCTAATATAACTTATCCAGTTTATGGGGAATATATCTTGTCGCCCTTTCTTGCGCAGGCAGTTTCTGCTAGCGGAATGTTAAATTCTGCAATTGGAGTAAAATTGCAGTACTATCTTCGACAAAGTAATACAAGTGCAGCGGAACTTTCAAAGAAATGGGAAAAGGCATTTGTTACCAAAATGGAGAACCTGCAAACAAATCTGACAGATATTGCCTACACATCCTCAGATTCCCTTGGAACAGAATTGGACAAAAACACAAATAGCGACATAAAATTTTTCTCCGTTACGTTTACGCTCATGATGACATATGCATCTATTGCTTCGTTGACCATCAATTGCAATAATGTAGCTAATCGTATGAATTTAGGAATAGCAGGTGTTATTGCCCCTGTGTTGGCCATCGCCTCAGCCTTCGGATTTGTGAGTGCAATTGGAGTGGAGTTCACCAACATCGTTGGTGTAATGCCGTTTTTGGTTGTCG GGATTGGTATAGATGACATGTTCATCCTCATGTCCGGAATGGCGGATGCCCCACCTCTGTCTGAAATATCCATTAAACAAAGAGTGATTTTCATGATGCAGAAGAGCGCAGTTGCCATAACGATTACGTCACTGACAGATTTGCTGGCTTTTGTTGTTGGAGCATCGTCGGTATTCAAAAGTATTCGGAATTTCTGCATTTACACAG GTGTGTCGGTGTTCTTTTGCTATTTAAATCAACTTTTCTTTTTGTGTCCGGCTATAACGATTAATGAACATAGAACGAAGGGGAACAAACATTTCTGTTGTTCCTGTAAAACTGTAAGACCGAGAAACCAATATGAAAATAAGTCGAAATGTTTTCTCGTATGTGTTCCTGGATCGCCCCCCGAAACGAGATTTGATGTGGAAAGTCCAATGGAAAAATATCCCAAAAAGTTTAtccttttcattttaaatcatACTGTCGGAAAATCTTTCGTCATTGTTGTATTCCTCGCTTACCTAAGTTGTTCAATATATGGATGTGTAAATCTTCAACAAGGCCTTCAGCTTTTCAATTTAGTTTCAAAAGATTCCTATTTCTACAAGTATAGTGTGTGGGACGAAAATTATTTCACCACTGAACCAATGATTACGCTTTGTGTGACTTCAGAACAAGAATACCATAGAAGTGAAACACAAAATcttataaattctgtgttatCCAAGACGAAATTGGACAGTTATATTGATGACAATGTTGAGATAAATTGGCTTACAAGTTACAAACAATCTGCACATTATAATGCCGCCACCGAATCAAATTTTGTTAGTGGTCTGAAGGACTTCTTGGCGTCACAGAGTGGACAATCTTTTGAAAACGACATTGTGTTTGATACTTCTAGAATTAAAGTGCTGTCATCCAAATTTTATGTTAAGGCAAAGAATATGAAAACATCAAATGAACAAGGGGATTTCATGAAACGTATGAGGGAAATCACGGAGAATACGGCACTTCCCTGTATACTCTATACCCCGGCTTTCGTTTTCTTCGAACAATACGTACAAATCCTGCCTAGCACTCTACAAACTCTGGGTATTGCAGTTGCTGCAATGCTGTTCGTAACGTTTATATTCATGCCCGATTTGCGAGTCGTTGCCTTAGTATGCATCACACTTATTAGCATCCTGTCCGGAATATTGGGTTTTATGTACTACTGGGATCTGACATTGAGCTCAATAACTATGATTCATTTGGTAATGAGTGTAGGGTTTTCTGTCGATTTTAGCGTCCACATTTGCCACGCCTTCATGTCTGTTGAGGGAAACAGTCGCGACACAATCCTAAAAAACGCTATTGATAGATCCGGTGGTCCTGTCGTCAACGCAGCGTTTTCCACGCTATTGGGGATACTGATGCTTGCATTTTCCAGCAGCTACATTTTTCAATCTTTCGGTATCCTGATGTTTTTGGTAATTGGATTTGGACTGATTCATGCTGCGTTCTTTCTTCCTTTATTACTATATGCATTGTTGCCCTGCTTCCACACTATAGAATCTGGGAGAGTAATCGATTCGCCAGTCGATTCTAGGTCCCAAAGAGCTTCGTCAGGAGTATGTTTGTCATCATTTGACAACTCCAACGATAAAAAACATAAGGAAGCACCGATTGATAAGCAAACATCTTTTGTGAATGGAGATCTACCTGTATCTCAAACAAGGCCTTTACCAAGACCTTTACCAAAACCAAACTCGTCGAGACCTAACAGTCAACAAGGCATAGTTAAAGATATCGGTGATGGGTATAAGATGTACCAACCTCACAAAAACCACGCATCTTGa